The genomic DNA ATAGTATGATTGAACGCCTGCTCCAACGGGTGGGGAGTCAGGCAAGTTTACCCGTTAAGTAGTCTCGATTCCTGTAATCATTTCGAAAATTTATAAAGAATTTCATCTTCTCGTACAAGGTCCAGTTCTGCCCTGGCTGTTTTTTCCATTTCCTTAAAATCGTTTTTTAATAAAAGTGCTTTAGAAAGCAGCTTTTTGTTTTCCCCTTCTACAATTTGAGATCTCATTATAATATTATCTCTTTCCGTGGCTAATTGATGTACACGAATCAAACCTCTTTCACTGAAAAAAGTGTACAGCAAGAGTAAGACAAAAGTAAATACATAGAGCCATGTGAACTTATTTTCAGGAAGAGATTTCACAGGTTATAAAAGGCGCTCCTCCCCGGGTAGATAGCAGAATTCCCTAATTCTTCCTCAATTCTCAGCAATTGATTGTATTTTGCGATCCTGTCAGTTCTGCTGGCAGAACCGGTTTTTATTTGACCCGCATTTGTTGCTACCGCAATGTCTGCAATTGTGGTATCCTCAGTCTCCCCGGATCGGTGTGAAATGACTGCTGTATAACCGGCCCGTTTTGCCATTTCGATAGCATCCAGTGTTTCTGTTAGCGTTCCGATCTGGTTGACTTTAATAAGAATTGAATTAGCGACACCTCTTGTTATTCCCTTTGAAAGAATCTCAGTGTTTGTGACAAACAGATCATCTCCCACAAGCTGAACTTCTGACCCCAGGTCCTCTGTGATCAATTTCCAGCCATCCCAGTCATTTTCACTTAAGCCGTCTTCAATTGATACTATAGGGTATTTTTTTATCCAGTTTTTATAAAATTCCACCATTTCACGGGAACTCTTTTTAGAACCATCGGACTTCTTGAAATGATAATGATCATTTTCAAAAAATTCACTTGAAGCTGAATCGAGAGCCAACATGATCTCTTCTCCCGGTTTATAACCCGCCTTTTCAATGGCTTCCAGTATAACGTCAATTGCTTCGTCATTGGATTTCAGGTTTGGTGCAAAACCACCTTCATCGCCGACTGCTGTATTATATCCCTTTCCTGCAAGAACTTTTTTAAGGTTGTGAAATACTTCAGTTCCCACGCGTAGTGCGTCGGAAAAGGTTTTGCCGCCAACCGGCATGATCATAAATTCCTGAATATCGACATTGTTATCGGCGTGTGCGCCGCCATTTAAAATGTTCATCATGGGAACAGGCAGCGTTTTGCCGTTTGTACCCCCGATGTAACGATACAGGGGTAGATCGAGAGCCGTTGCAGCCGCTCTT from Deltaproteobacteria bacterium includes the following:
- a CDS encoding septum formation initiator family protein, which codes for MKSLPENKFTWLYVFTFVLLLLYTFFSERGLIRVHQLATERDNIIMRSQIVEGENKKLLSKALLLKNDFKEMEKTARAELDLVREDEILYKFSK
- the eno gene encoding phosphopyruvate hydratase, with amino-acid sequence MTIIEDVLAREIIDSRGNPTVEVDVYLSSGVFGRAAVPSGASTGELEAVELRDGEKRFLGKGVTKAVKNAEEIIGPEISGMDATDQAAIDNLMIELDGTNNKSNLGANAILGVSLAVARAAATALDLPLYRYIGGTNGKTLPVPMMNILNGGAHADNNVDIQEFMIMPVGGKTFSDALRVGTEVFHNLKKVLAGKGYNTAVGDEGGFAPNLKSNDEAIDVILEAIEKAGYKPGEEIMLALDSASSEFFENDHYHFKKSDGSKKSSREMVEFYKNWIKKYPIVSIEDGLSENDWDGWKLITEDLGSEVQLVGDDLFVTNTEILSKGITRGVANSILIKVNQIGTLTETLDAIEMAKRAGYTAVISHRSGETEDTTIADIAVATNAGQIKTGSASRTDRIAKYNQLLRIEEELGNSAIYPGRSAFYNL